A window of Corallococcus macrosporus DSM 14697 contains these coding sequences:
- a CDS encoding nucleotidyltransferase family protein has protein sequence MEVRRPVAELGARAYAIQLLSDARIPFLVGGAYAFAHYTGIYRDTKDLDLFIRKDDADRALKVLASNGWDTQSDVHGWLHKAFWDDFLVDLIFASGNGITVVDDGWFEHAVCARLLNCECNVPPAEEIYWSKAFVLERERFDGHELTHLLLKAGRAFDWPRLLARFDRYWEVLLAHLMFFRFAYPADRDIVPEWVMRDLLSRANSSLAEGDWDSKLCRGRLLSQVSYQVDVDEWGYEDGRAWDESEREREREQEAVPAASGSYGAH, from the coding sequence CCGACGGCCGGTCGCCGAGCTGGGCGCCCGGGCCTACGCCATCCAGCTGCTGTCCGATGCGCGAATCCCCTTCCTCGTCGGCGGCGCCTACGCGTTCGCCCACTACACCGGCATCTACCGCGACACGAAGGACCTGGACCTCTTCATCCGCAAGGACGACGCGGACCGCGCGCTGAAGGTCCTGGCCAGCAACGGCTGGGACACGCAGAGCGACGTCCACGGCTGGCTGCACAAGGCCTTCTGGGACGACTTCCTCGTCGACCTCATCTTCGCGTCGGGCAATGGCATCACCGTCGTGGACGACGGCTGGTTCGAGCACGCCGTCTGCGCCCGGCTGCTGAACTGCGAGTGCAACGTGCCTCCGGCGGAGGAAATCTACTGGAGCAAGGCCTTCGTCCTGGAGCGCGAGCGCTTCGACGGCCACGAGCTCACGCACCTGCTCCTGAAGGCGGGGCGCGCGTTCGACTGGCCACGGCTGCTCGCGCGCTTCGACCGGTACTGGGAGGTGCTGCTCGCGCACCTGATGTTCTTCCGCTTCGCGTACCCCGCCGACCGGGACATCGTCCCCGAGTGGGTGATGCGCGACCTGCTGTCCCGCGCGAACAGCTCGCTCGCCGAGGGCGACTGGGACTCGAAGCTGTGCCGTGGCCGGCTGCTGTCGCAGGTCAGCTACCAGGTGGACGTCGACGAGTGGGGCTACGAGGACGGCCGCGCCTGGGATGAGTCCGAGCGTGAGCGCGAGCGCGAGCAGGAGGCCGTGCCCGCCGCGAGCGGCTCGTACGGCGCGCACTGA